Within the Setaria viridis chromosome 3, Setaria_viridis_v4.0, whole genome shotgun sequence genome, the region ttttattttcttcttgatGTGGATCAACCAGGAGCCACCGTTTGTAGTCAATGATATAAGGCAGAATGATTGTTGCATAGTTTCGTTCAAACAATGGTGTGGGTGTACCTTGACAGCAAATCAAGACTGTTCTTCTGTttattgtgtttttttttcaagttgaaaCATGGAACTAAGATGTGATACATGATCTTCTTTTCCAGGATCACCGCAATGCTCCACAAGATAGGTTCCGGCCACTTCTATCAGGTGTCCCTGCCAGCACATTTGGCTCTGGCAATGGAAATGATGTGCACAAGCCTATGTTCTCACACATTTCCTCTTTGACAACTAGCAGCAATGCAAGCTCTGATCATGGTGCAATTTTTGGCTCTTATAAGCATGGCAACCAAGAGCAACAAGATTTGGTTGGTGAATGGGAAGCAGATGACAGCTCTCGAGGTCATGAGGACATATTTATGTTTGATAAATTGGACGAACTAAATGAAGAAAACATTCATTACAAGAGCACGGAATCTATGGAGAACTCCCCAAGCATAGTAAAACGTCAAGTAAGTGACAAACAAGACTTTGACATGGAAGGAAGTGGAACATGTGATCAGTCCTTATGCCATTCTACTAATAGTTCTCTGGTTGGCTATGGTAAAACTGCAACTTGTGTGAGATGTGGGAAGTTTTTGGATGTGGATGGTGAGGGTGACTATTGCGACATATGTGCGTCAAAGGTTGGGAATACCTTCACTGATTCTATTGCACAAACTATAGAAAAAGCAAACCAGCAGGATGATAAAGCTGCAAATTTGAAACCTTACATTGTATCTGATCCTCATATAGCCCCAGACTCTATAGACCATAGGAAAGAAGTATCTCTTGATCATCAACTAGTGAACAATGAACCTCACACAGTCAGCCTGGACCATGCACTTCCATTGCACTCAATGATGGACACACCTCAGGAAATGATGCTGGTGCAGGAGGGGAAGATTGATGCAGAACATACAAAGCAACATGTCGGAGATTCCGCACTAGGAAATAGAATCAATATCCCATTTCATCAATCTAGTGTGACTGACCCTCAACAAACAGAACCGACATCTGTGGAGCATGAGCTATTCAGAGACCAAATGGACAACCGCAATCATGGATTGTCCCAATGTGGTGAAACTATTTCCGAAACTGTGACCTGTGATGGCTCTCATCAACTAGTATCAACAAGCCCTAAGCTTGAAAATACTGAGGCCACTGGGATATCAGTACTATTACTCCAGAAGTCAAATAGCAATAGATGGCCTGTTGTTGAAGGGAGGGCCCTGGGTTCTGCAAATACGCTTTGTTCAGAACCATATTACGCAAGAGATGGTGTCAATATAATGAAGCGTAGCTTTGGACGGGACAGCTCTTCAGCTGCTTCTTCTAGTGACCTTGGGTCTTCAAGGCAATCAGTCATTTATTGTGAGCGCCCTAGGAGTGGTAAGAGGGGTGACTTTGAGAAGTCTCAGATAAGCAGTACTATGAGTCGTCAaagcatcgcttctgtctcagATATGTCAATTAGTAGCTCTTCAGCTTCACTTTGCCCTCAGAGTGATGCAGTAGGAGATACTTATTTGCCAATAGACACTTTGGAGAGTAGTGCTTCAAGAAAAGTGATCCCTACCAAAGAACATGATAGTTCTGGTAAGGTTGCTTTGACAAGTGCTATGGAGTGTTGGTCTGCTGCACAGGCTATTGTCAGTGATGACAGCCTTGTTGACTTGAACACCTCGAGCTTTGTAAGTGTGGTCGAAGGAGATGCGACAATTGAGAACCATTGTACAGACAGGATGGCTGACAGCGATCATTTCAGTTCAAATATGTGTTTGTCAGATACTGAAATGCCAAGTGACATCCAAGAG harbors:
- the LOC117848343 gene encoding uncharacterized protein isoform X2 codes for the protein MDNTQRASRSSASPSRLSPSPRSMARTRSSSSASRSSPPLDLQPPTLSRRSSTPPVAKTSTPPRRSPSPASRRMSTGSSVPTLNGTRGASPVKPNRRSSSPKLQGWQSNVPGFPFDAPSNLRTSLPDHPVSRSRGGSPSSFSGLDKGSRGRRQSMSPTPSRRATSSHSIERDRMSSHSKASATSSGEDDLDSMQSVPISYSSSPAMKKSLAVMKTRTIASSKNLSKTFTPSSVPKRSFDSAVWLMDHRNAPQDRFRPLLSGVPASTFGSGNGNDVHKPMFSHISSLTTSSNASSDHGAIFGSYKHGNQEQQDLVGEWEADDSSRGHEDIFMFDKLDELNEENIHYKSTESMENSPSIVKRQVSDKQDFDMEGSGTCDQSLCHSTNSSLVGYGKTATCVRCGKFLDVDGEGDYCDICASKVGNTFTDSIAQTIEKANQQDDKAANLKPYIVSDPHIAPDSIDHRKEVSLDHQLVNNEPHTVSLDHALPLHSMMDTPQEMMLVQEGKIDAEHTKQHVGDSALGNRINIPFHQSSVTDPQQTEPTSVEHELFRDQMDNRNHGLSQCGETISETVTCDGSHQLVSTSPKLENTEATGISVLLLQKSNSNRWPVVEGRALGSANTLCSEPYYARDGVNIMKRSFGRDSSSAASSSDLGSSRQSVIYCERPRSGKRGDFEKSQISSTMSRQSIASVSDMSISSSSASLCPQSDAVGDTYLPIDTLESSASRKVIPTKEHDSSGKVALTSAMECWSAAQAIVSDDSLVDLNTSSFVSVVEGDATIENHCTDRMADSDHFSSNMCLSDTEMPSDIQESSAPEESCIPETEEDTSVISKHSTSSTPEHPSDENNLDNMQMQFEAAQGSNEENRLDDCCMSAISEEDVLVSEPKTNITELPNDEESHAVVEGSKKQIQRCFTLEEAADTILFCSSIVHDLAYKAATIALENEKESECLDSIRPTVTVVARSGQKEDSLPKLPHRRTPNRKVKRKRLEGETTTTETTEKDAVAKDSSPVRSASGITRNSDNMKPPKLESKCNCIIM